The DNA sequence CTCTGTAATAACAGATCCTATTTGTCTGATGGATATTAGGAAAAAGGTTAAGTCcagaaaatatagaaaCTTCCACAATTTTGAGGaagattttcaattaaTGCTAACGAATTTCAAGCTCTATTATTCTCAAGACCAGAGCAATATAATACGAGCTCAATTATTGGAGAAAAACTTCAATAGATTAGTAAGAATTGAACTATCCAAACCTGACGAAGATTATTTACCTGAAGGTGAATTAAGGTATCCTCTAGATGATGTGGAAATTAATGATGTGAAGTTTCAGATAGGTGATTGGGTTCTTTTACACAATCCAAATGACATCAATAAACCTATTGTTGGTCAGATTTTCAGATTATGGTCAACCACAGATGGAAATAAATGGTTGAATGCTTGCTGGTATTTTAGACCAGAACAAACCGTTCATCGGGTTGATAGATTGTTCTATAAGAATGAGGTTATGAAAACTGGTCAATATAGAGATCACCCTATTCAGGACATTAAGGGAAAGTGTTACGTTATTCATTTCACCAGATTTCAGCGTGGGGATCCCAGCACGAAAGTCAATGGTCCTCAATTTGTTTGTGAATTCCGTTATAATGAAAGTGATAAAGTTTTTAACAAAATAAGGACTTGGAAAGCTTGCTTACCAGAAGAACTCCGTGATCAAGATGAAGCGACGGTGCCTGTTAATGgaagaaagttttttaaATATCCTTCTCCAATAGCAGATTTGTTACCGCCAAATGCTACCTTAAATGACAAAATTCCAGAACCCACGGAGGGAGCCCCAACGGCCCCACCCTTGGTGGGCGCCGTATATTTGGGCCCCAAATTAGAGAGAGATGATCTGGGAGAATATTCAACCTCCGATGACTGCCCACGATACATAATCAGACCAAATGATCCACCAGAAGAGGGCAAGATCGATTACGAAACTGGTACAATAATCACTGATACTTTAGCAACAAGCAGTATGCCAAAGGTAAACAGTTCGTCTACGATACGTTTAGCCACTTTAAAGCAGACGAAATCAATTTCTAACTCCAATTTTAGGTCTTCATCAAATACTCCACTATTGCATCAGAATTTCAATCAGACTTccaatcttttgaaaatggaaaacatGAATGATAACTCGCATAATTTATTATCGCATCCTTCCATTCCTAAATTTCAATCCCCTACTTTAATAGAACAGACTAGCCGTTCTAAATACCataatgcaaaaaaaaactcacAGCTATCATCAACAGCTCCCAAAAAGCCTGCATCTAAAAGTTTTACACTATCCTCAATGATCAATAGCTTAACTGCTCATACTTCCAAGTACAACTTCAACCATATTGTTATTGAAGCTCCGGGTGCATTTGTGGTTCCTATCCCAgtgcaaaaaaatataaaaaccATACAATCAACAGAACGTTTCAATAAATCAAGTCTAAAAAACGCTCAAAATCTCGGTACAAATGTTACCGATGATACAAATGCCACAAATGAACAAATTATATGGTTTAAAGGGCCCGGCATAAAAATCACAGAAAGGGTTATTGATTCCGGGAATGATTTGGTACGAGTGCCTTTGAATAGATGGTTCtgtaaaaacaaaagaagaaaactggattatgaagaaattgaagaagatatcaTAGAACCACCCAATGACTTCAGTGAAGATATGATTGCTAGTATTTTCAATCCTCCGGCGAGCTTGAATTTAGATATGGATTTAAATCTAAGCCCATCTTCGAATAACTCTTCCAATTTTATGGATTTAAGCGCAATTGCCAGCGGTGATAACGATGGAAAAGAATGCGATACGGCAGAAGAGagtgaagatgaaaatgaagagacAGATGACGAacatgaaattgaagatattCCGACTACTTCAGCTTTTGGCTTAAATTCATCTGCTGAATACCTTGCATTCAGATTACGAGAACTCAATAAATGATGATCATGTTAAAATCACCGCATGTATCTATATATGTTCATGCATATaccatatatatttttgttattcATACTATAGAcgtcaaaaattttttttgtctttcaAGCACACAATTACAGATCCAACATACCATTTCTCTATTACGGTTCACTACGGCCCactttttatattcatCCCAGAAAAATAACTTCAGAGTAAAGTACTCTGCGTCACTGTGTTTATTGGTCAATAAATATTCTTAATTGAGATGGAAAAACAACGGAAGTTAGCAAATTGTTGGAACAATTTTCCATGCCTTAATTTAATCGGTTATTGTTTTCCCGTCATTCATCTCGGTTTATTCAAATCAGGATcatttatcttctttcattaCGGTATgcaataaaaatgaattcCATTTGTGTATTCGCACGAAGAGAAATTTATCCTCCGTCAGAGACACCAAGTTGCGGCCAATTTTAGATTTATTTGCACGTAAGTATGAGCCAATGAAAGCGTTATTATTCAATGTTTCCAGATTGTTTTCCActgtttgattttttcccaAGAATTCGCTTTTgtgaatatttttgatataagcaattattttatcaaatcCACCGATGATAAAGTTCCAGTGTTCACTCAACATTTTCATAGAATCATCGTGGCTTCTGGAATCTACTgtcaaaataaaacaatacCTTCTTTCATTACCTCTAGCGTTTTCATCATACAGTTTAAAGCCTATCACTAAATTCAATCCTCTAagatcatcaaaaaatataaaggGCATGTTATCATAAATCATCGTCTCCTCAGAAAAAGCTCTTTTAATGATAGAATTTAACAATTGGTAACGTATAGAAGAATACTGGGTAGTTATAAACGGGACGTCTTCGATGAAGCATCGCATCGATCTAGTCGACTCTTCGGGAAACTGTAAAAGACATGATTCGCAATATGATTCTGTTGGATAATCAGGCACTAGTAATTCTTCACCCAATGTTCCCTTTTCTGCGGATTGTGTAACTGATATGATCCTTGGGCCATGCTTGTCACAGAAATGAGCCAATGAAATCACTATCGAAGACATTCTATGCATCTATTTCATCAACCATTTAAAACGCTAACTTATATGTTCTGGAGTTACTAGTTAGTTGGAGTTTCTGTTTTCTCATTTGTCCTCTGATGATCATCGAATAGAAGACCTCCTAAgcccttttctttttcctcacaatttttctttttcaagcGTGTTTTTTTCTGAGAAGTAAATACGAAAATGGCATCTTCGAATTGGGCGAATGAACAGTTAGTTTAACACATTTGCAAGGACAGCTACAGTGTACTGTCAGTGTTACTTTCAAAAGTCTTCTGATCCATTGGaagatatttttcaatagaagTGAAACAAAACAGGTCACGGCAAACACTCGCCGATACACACCGCACATGTCATGCTTTCCATACCTTGCATCTAACTCTATATAATCTTATCGTTGACATTCATCTACCACGCTCGAAAGAACAAAACGACGCATATTGTATACGTACTCTCTCATTTTCAGCAACTGCTGTTTTCAGCTCCTCTGGCTCAGGGTCTTGGcgattttttatttagaAACTATCCGAATAAAAAAACCGCACGAATACAAAGCGATGGCAATAGCTATTTCACTTGATATGCCTACCGTAGACCGCATACAAATAACTATAAACATACGCCATTAGACGATGTGTGCAAAGAAGCTCAAATACGCTGCTGGCGATGACTTCGTACGCTATGCTACACCCAAAGAGGCCATGGAAGAAACTAGACGTGAATTCGAGAAAGAGAAACAACGACAGCAACAAACAAAAGTTACTCAAACACAAACTCCCAACACTAGAGTTCATTCAGCCCCAATTCCTTTACAAAATCAATATACCAAGAACAGAGTGGAAAATGGACACCACCCTTACGGCTCTCCCCAAAGCTATTCTCCAAGACATACAAAAACACCAGTCGATCCTAGATATAATGCTATAGCACAGAAACCGACAGGCAGGCCTATACCTCCAACACCGAGTCATTATAACAATTTGAATTCATCCTCTCAACGCATAGTCTCCTCCCCTCCTCCCCTAATGCACAACCAATCAGTTCCTGCACAACTCTTAAAGAAGGTTGCGCCTGCTCCGTTTGATAATAGAGAAGAGGTACGAGACATGCAAGTGGCCATTCAGCTATTTCATAATCATGATGTAAAGGGCAAAAACCGACTGACAGCAGAGGAGCTACAGAACTTGCTACAAAATGATGATAACTCCCATTTTTGTATATCATCAGTAGATGCCCTAATAAATTTATTTGGCGCTTCCAGGTTTGGCACTGTGAACCAGACAGAGTTTATCGCCTTATACAAAAGAGTGAAAAGTTGGAGGAAAGTTTATGTAGACAATGATATCAACGGGTCACTTACCATCTCTGTCAGCGAATTTCACAATTCACTTCAAGAACTAGGATATCTAATACCCTTTGAAGTAAGCGAGAAAACGTTTGACCAGTATGCTGAGTTCATAAACAGGAATGGGACAGGCAAAGAGCTGAAGTTTGATAAGTTCGTAGAAGCATTAGTTTGGCTAATGAGATTAACGAAGTTATTCAGGAAATTCGATACTAATCAAGAAGGTATTGCAACCATACAGTACAAAGATTTTATCGATGCTACATTATATCTAGGTCGTTTCTTACCTCATTGATGACaatcatttaattttttgtctgTAATATAAATGGGACATGTAAATCAATCGCCCATTAGCTTGCCATGCCGCTTTCTATGCCGCTTCCTTCCCATACATAGTGACTCAGTTTTTCGTATGTAGTGACTTATTAAAACGACACAAAAGAGACGTCAATGACTGGcgttctttttattttagtTACTATAAGTGTATGGATTCGTTCTATTATTAAAAtatcaatttgaatttctgTTCTACATTTAAACGAGGGATTCCATTACATAATAAGGATATCAGGAGCTGCGGACCAGTGTTTCTCTTTAGATTTATATATCCtctgttttccttttcattgttAGTAGTGGAAGGAGAAAGATCAATTaacaaaataaacaaataaataataaagtttgcaaatttttttttgcatcGTTGAACCTTTATTATGAAATCAAAAGGGAGCCGGTTGTCAACAGATTGCCCTGTCGAGTTTCCCAAGATAATCTCTGAATTTGCTGAGGAAGTAAAAATACGTAGACAAAGTTCCCAAGGCCAGAACGTCGATTCCTATCATGCAACAAGCCCTGAGCTGAAACACAGAAGACAGAGATCATCATCTTTTGTTAACGGTAAATACAGGAGCAGGGATATTCCACTATTGGACAACAAGAATGCAGAAGAAATTAGCTCGAATTCGCACGGCCAAGACATCGGTATCAGAAACTTACCACGTCAACGGGAGTTGTTAAATgccaaaaatggaattcACTTTACGCTGATGGTTGCGGGTCAAAGTGGACTGGGTAAAACAACGTTCATCAATTCCTTATTCTCTACTTCTTTAAttgatgataatattaaagaaaacaaaccTATTGTTCGTTATAAAAGTGTTGTAGAAGGGGATGGAACACACCTCAATTTCAACGTCATTGATACGCCTGGATTTGGCAACAATATGGATAACGCATTCACATGGAGAACAATGGTTAAttatattgatgaagaaataagaTCGTACATTTTCCAAGAGGAACAACCTGATAGGGC is a window from the Saccharomyces paradoxus chromosome VII, complete sequence genome containing:
- the RSC1 gene encoding RSC subunit protein RSC1 (Component of the RSC chromatin remodeling complex~similar to YGR056W), with translation MVEQDNGPLQKLLKTQYDAVFHLKDENGIEIYPIFNVLPPKKEYPDYYIIIRNPVSLNTLKKRLPHYTSPQDFVNDFAQIPWNAMTYNAKDSIIYKYATILESFIKGKIMLNIRKYYPDVTYPSLGRIPEILGEAIQPSNLSPDPTNTQENDERAGLNSEMKMAFAKLDSSITEKKQTSQDYRIQQKNSPAFPTHSASITPQPLASPTPAVNYTNINSTHPKTHVRRGRPPVIDLPYVLRIKNILKMMRREVDQNNKTLTLCFEKLPDRNEEPTYYSVITDPICLMDIRKKVKSRKYRNFHNFEEDFQLMLTNFKLYYSQDQSNIIRAQLLEKNFNRLVRIELSKPDEDYLPEGELRYPLDDVEINDVKFQIGDWVLLHNPNDINKPIVGQIFRLWSTTDGNKWLNACWYFRPEQTVHRVDRLFYKNEVMKTGQYRDHPIQDIKGKCYVIHFTRFQRGDPSTKVNGPQFVCEFRYNESDKVFNKIRTWKACLPEELRDQDEATVPVNGRKFFKYPSPIADLLPPNATLNDKIPEPTEGAPTAPPLVGAVYLGPKLERDDLGEYSTSDDCPRYIIRPNDPPEEGKIDYETGTIITDTLATSSMPKVNSSSTIRLATLKQTKSISNSNFRSSSNTPLLHQNFNQTSNLLKMENMNDNSHNLLSHPSIPKFQSPTLIEQTSRSKYHNAKKNSQLSSTAPKKPASKSFTLSSMINSLTAHTSKYNFNHIVIEAPGAFVVPIPVQKNIKTIQSTERFNKSSLKNAQNLGTNVTDDTNATNEQIIWFKGPGIKITERVIDSGNDLVRVPLNRWFCKNKRRKLDYEEIEEDIIEPPNDFSEDMIASIFNPPASLNLDMDLNLSPSSNNSSNFMDLSAIASGDNDGKECDTAEESEDENEETDDEHEIEDIPTTSAFGLNSSAEYLAFRLRELNK
- the LST7 gene encoding Lst7p (similar to YGR057C), with translation MSSIVISLAHFCDKHGPRIISVTQSAEKGTLGEELLVPDYPTESYCESCLLQFPEESTRSMRCFIEDVPFITTQYSSIRYQLLNSIIKRAFSEETMIYDNMPFIFFDDLRGLNLVIGFKLYDENARGNERRYCFILTVDSRSHDDSMKMLSEHWNFIIGGFDKIIAYIKNIHKSEFLGKNQTVENNLETLNNNAFIGSYLRANKSKIGRNLVSLTEDKFLFVRIHKWNSFLLHTVMKEDK
- the PEF1 gene encoding Pef1p (Penta-EF-hand protein~similar to YGR058W), whose translation is MCAKKLKYAAGDDFVRYATPKEAMEETRREFEKEKQRQQQTKVTQTQTPNTRVHSAPIPLQNQYTKNRVENGHHPYGSPQSYSPRHTKTPVDPRYNAIAQKPTGRPIPPTPSHYNNLNSSSQRIVSSPPPLMHNQSVPAQLLKKVAPAPFDNREEVRDMQVAIQLFHNHDVKGKNRLTAEELQNLLQNDDNSHFCISSVDALINLFGASRFGTVNQTEFIALYKRVKSWRKVYVDNDINGSLTISVSEFHNSLQELGYLIPFEVSEKTFDQYAEFINRNGTGKELKFDKFVEALVWLMRLTKLFRKFDTNQEGIATIQYKDFIDATLYLGRFLPH